From a region of the Tateyamaria omphalii genome:
- the betB gene encoding betaine-aldehyde dehydrogenase has translation MHTQPTASHFINGAYVEDTAGTPIDVIYPATGEVIGRVHSATPAIIDHALNAARAAQAAWAAMTGTERGRILRRAADIMRARNHDLSVLETFDTGKPYQETSVADATSGADALEYFGGMAATLTGEHIQLGDDWVYTRREPLGVCVGIGAWNYPTQIASWKGAPALACGNTMVFKPSETTPLCALKVAEILHEAGAPAGVYNVVQGLGDVGAALVSDSRVDKVSLTGSVPTGRKVYAAAAAEMKHVTMELGGKSPLIIFDDADVENAVSGAIMANFYSSGQVCSNGTRVFVQTGIKEAFLARLTERLGKAVIGDPQDPETSFGPMVSEGQMKIVQGYIAKGQDEGARLVTGGARLDRDGFYLEPTVFADVTDGMTIAREEIFGPVMAVLDFEDEAEVLARANDTEFGLAAGVFTRDLARAHRVVAGFEAGTCFINSYNDAPVEAPFGGVKASGVGRENSKAAIEHYSQVKSVYVRMGDVEAPF, from the coding sequence ATGCACACCCAACCGACCGCCAGCCATTTCATCAATGGGGCCTATGTTGAAGACACGGCAGGCACGCCGATCGACGTGATCTATCCCGCGACGGGTGAGGTCATTGGCCGTGTCCATTCCGCGACGCCCGCGATCATTGATCATGCGCTGAACGCCGCGCGCGCCGCACAGGCCGCGTGGGCCGCAATGACCGGCACCGAGCGTGGCCGCATCCTGCGCCGTGCCGCCGACATCATGCGCGCGCGCAACCACGATCTGTCGGTGCTGGAGACGTTTGACACCGGCAAGCCCTATCAGGAGACGAGCGTGGCCGATGCCACCTCGGGCGCGGATGCGCTGGAGTATTTCGGTGGTATGGCGGCGACATTGACGGGCGAGCATATCCAGTTGGGCGACGATTGGGTCTATACGCGCCGCGAGCCGTTGGGCGTGTGCGTCGGGATCGGTGCGTGGAACTATCCCACCCAGATCGCCAGTTGGAAGGGGGCGCCTGCGCTCGCCTGCGGCAACACGATGGTGTTCAAACCGTCCGAGACGACGCCGCTATGCGCCCTGAAAGTGGCGGAGATCCTGCACGAGGCAGGCGCGCCTGCGGGCGTTTACAACGTGGTGCAGGGCCTTGGCGATGTGGGCGCGGCGCTGGTGTCGGACAGCCGCGTCGACAAGGTATCGCTGACCGGATCGGTGCCCACGGGGCGCAAGGTCTATGCCGCCGCAGCCGCCGAGATGAAGCACGTCACCATGGAACTGGGCGGCAAGTCGCCCCTGATCATCTTTGACGACGCCGATGTCGAGAATGCGGTGTCGGGGGCGATCATGGCCAACTTCTATTCCTCTGGGCAGGTGTGTTCCAACGGCACGCGGGTGTTTGTGCAGACGGGCATCAAGGAGGCGTTCCTGGCCCGTCTGACAGAGCGGCTGGGCAAGGCGGTGATCGGCGATCCGCAGGACCCCGAGACGAGCTTTGGTCCGATGGTCAGTGAAGGCCAGATGAAGATCGTACAGGGCTATATCGCCAAGGGGCAGGACGAGGGCGCGCGGCTGGTGACCGGGGGTGCGCGTTTGGATCGGGACGGGTTTTACCTGGAGCCGACCGTTTTTGCCGATGTGACCGACGGCATGACCATTGCGCGCGAAGAGATTTTTGGCCCCGTCATGGCGGTCTTGGATTTCGAGGATGAGGCCGAGGTTCTGGCCCGGGCCAATGACACGGAGTTCGGGTTGGCCGCCGGCGTGTTCACCCGCGACCTGGCCCGTGCGCACCGTGTGGTTGCGGGGTTCGAGGCGGGGACTTGTTTCATCAACAGCTACAATGACGCACCGGTCGAGGCGCCCTTTGGTGGGGTGAAGGCATCGGGCGTGGGGCGCGAGAATTCGAAGGCGGCCATTGAGCATTACAGCCAGGTGAAGTCGGTCTATGTGCGCATGGGCGATGTTGAGGCGCCGTTTTGA
- the betA gene encoding choline dehydrogenase, with amino-acid sequence MESDYVIVGAGSAGCAVAYRLAEAGKSVLVIEHGGTDAGPFIQMPAALSYPMNMKRYDWGFMSEPEPHLGGRKLVCPRGKVVGGSSSINGMVYVRGHAMDYDHWAESGADGWAYVDVLPYFKRMEAWDGNGHGGDPAWRGKDGPLHVTRGPRRNPLFKAFVEAGRQAGYEVTDDYNGRKQEGFGPMEQTVHKGQRWSAANAYMKPALKLDNCELVRGLVERVEMTDGRATGVVLAGGKVVKARVEVILAASSINSPKILMLSGIGPGKHLAEHGIEVIADRPGVGANLQDHLEMYIQYASKQPITLYKYWNMISKAVIGAQWLFTGTGLGASNQFESAAFIRSRAGVPYPDIQYHFLPMAVRYDGQAAAEGHGFQAHVGPMRSTSRGAVTLRSADPAEDPVIRFNYMSTEQDWDEFRTCIRLTREIFAQEAFAPFVKHEIQPGDAHQSDDELNEAIREHAESAYHPCGTCRMGRADDPMSVVDPEGRVIGVDALRVVDSSVFPRITNGNLNGPSIMTGEKMADHILGRSLPRSNDVPWVHPDWQTAQR; translated from the coding sequence ATGGAAAGCGATTATGTAATTGTGGGGGCCGGGTCGGCTGGATGCGCTGTGGCCTATCGCCTGGCCGAGGCGGGCAAGTCTGTGCTGGTCATCGAGCATGGTGGTACCGATGCGGGCCCGTTTATCCAGATGCCTGCGGCTTTGTCCTATCCGATGAACATGAAGCGCTATGACTGGGGCTTTATGTCCGAGCCGGAGCCGCATCTGGGCGGGCGCAAGCTGGTCTGTCCGCGCGGTAAGGTTGTGGGCGGGTCATCGTCGATCAACGGCATGGTCTATGTCCGTGGGCACGCGATGGACTATGACCACTGGGCCGAGAGCGGTGCGGATGGCTGGGCCTATGTCGATGTGCTGCCCTATTTCAAGCGGATGGAGGCGTGGGACGGCAATGGGCATGGCGGTGATCCTGCGTGGCGGGGCAAGGACGGGCCGCTGCATGTCACGCGCGGGCCGCGCCGGAACCCGCTGTTCAAAGCCTTTGTCGAGGCGGGGCGGCAGGCCGGGTACGAGGTCACCGACGACTATAACGGGCGAAAGCAGGAAGGCTTTGGCCCGATGGAGCAGACCGTGCACAAGGGCCAGCGCTGGTCGGCGGCCAATGCGTATATGAAGCCCGCGCTGAAGCTGGACAATTGCGAGCTGGTGCGTGGTCTGGTCGAGCGGGTCGAGATGACGGACGGGCGCGCGACGGGTGTTGTGCTGGCCGGAGGCAAGGTGGTCAAGGCGCGGGTCGAGGTGATCCTGGCGGCGTCGTCGATCAACTCGCCTAAGATCCTGATGCTGTCGGGGATCGGGCCGGGCAAGCATCTGGCGGAACACGGGATCGAGGTGATTGCGGATCGGCCAGGTGTTGGGGCGAACCTGCAGGACCATCTGGAGATGTATATCCAATACGCCTCCAAACAGCCGATCACCCTTTACAAGTATTGGAACATGATCTCGAAGGCCGTGATCGGGGCACAGTGGCTGTTTACCGGCACGGGGCTCGGGGCGTCGAACCAGTTCGAGAGTGCGGCCTTTATCCGCAGCCGGGCCGGCGTGCCGTATCCGGACATCCAGTATCATTTCCTGCCTATGGCTGTGCGATATGACGGGCAGGCCGCCGCGGAGGGGCACGGGTTTCAGGCGCATGTGGGACCGATGCGCTCGACCTCGCGCGGGGCGGTGACCTTGCGGTCGGCAGACCCGGCCGAGGATCCGGTGATCCGCTTCAACTACATGAGCACCGAGCAGGATTGGGATGAATTCCGCACCTGTATCCGACTGACGCGCGAGATTTTTGCGCAAGAGGCGTTTGCGCCGTTCGTGAAGCACGAGATCCAGCCCGGTGATGCCCATCAAAGCGACGATGAGCTTAACGAGGCGATCCGCGAACATGCCGAAAGCGCCTATCATCCATGCGGCACCTGCCGGATGGGCAGGGCCGATGATCCGATGAGCGTGGTGGACCCCGAAGGGCGTGTCATTGGCGTGGATGCCCTGCGGGTCGTGGACAGTTCGGTGTTTCCCCGCATCACCAACGGCAATCTCAACGGGCCGTCGATCATGACGGGTGAGAAGATGGCCGATCACATTCTGGGTCGCAGCCTGCCGCGCAGCAACGATGTGCCTTGGGTGCATCCCGATTGGCAGACGGCGCAGCGTTAA
- a CDS encoding thermonuclease family protein: MLRLCSILVLFLFPAFASAELRGVVRVIDADTVDVGDVRVRLHAIDAPETNQSCEAEHGFAFACGVWATGQVKDRFEGRVARCVRRDTDRYGRVVASCAVGGTDMGQVIVRAGWAFAYRHYGMEYDLDEKAAFAAGQGLHGVRVQSPADFRKTRVNRRIPLDTACRIKGNISTRGQIFHVPRQEFYDRTGINERRGERWFCSEAEAILAGWRAARR; encoded by the coding sequence ATGTTAAGACTTTGTTCAATTCTTGTTCTTTTCCTTTTTCCCGCCTTTGCCAGCGCCGAGCTGCGCGGTGTGGTCCGTGTCATCGACGCCGATACCGTCGACGTTGGTGATGTACGGGTGCGTCTGCACGCGATTGATGCGCCTGAGACGAACCAGTCCTGCGAGGCGGAACACGGATTTGCCTTTGCTTGCGGGGTCTGGGCGACCGGGCAGGTGAAGGATCGGTTTGAAGGGCGTGTTGCCCGCTGCGTGCGACGTGACACCGACCGGTATGGGCGCGTCGTTGCGAGTTGTGCGGTCGGGGGTACGGATATGGGCCAGGTGATTGTACGGGCGGGCTGGGCCTTTGCCTATCGGCACTACGGGATGGAATACGATCTGGATGAAAAGGCGGCCTTTGCTGCTGGTCAGGGGCTGCACGGGGTCCGCGTGCAATCGCCTGCTGACTTCCGCAAGACCCGCGTCAACCGGCGGATCCCGTTGGACACAGCGTGCCGGATCAAGGGCAATATTTCTACGCGTGGGCAGATTTTTCATGTGCCGAGGCAGGAATTCTATGACCGGACCGGAATCAACGAGAGGCGGGGCGAGCGCTGGTTCTGTTCCGAGGCCGAGGCAATTCTGGCTGGGTGGCGCGCAGCCCGGCGCTAG
- a CDS encoding helix-turn-helix domain-containing protein: protein MAAPKLYAGAKLREVRTRVGLTQKDFAAKLGVSLPYLNQMENNNRPVSTTVVLSLAQEFGLDVTELNSGDGERIVSDMREALADPVFSSDMPPMADLRLAASNAPALAHAFLELHRAYRQTHERLASLDEALGREDARARPSPWEEVRDFFHYCDNYIDAVDRAAEHFASTHGHHHSVRAAAVATLADGGVDVSFEDTDTLRRYDAESQNLVLSYRASQESQTFQLLLQVALLRQDKLLEATLDFARFQTDEARAIAKIGLANYFAGAALMPYGQFLHAAQETRHDLEQLATRFGASIEQVCHRLSTLQRPGAKGVPFFFVRVDQAGTITKRHSATRLQFARFGGACPLWNVHRAFEQPGQFLRQLAETPDGVRYVSLARDVSKSGGRFGAPVRRYAIALGCEVTHAGQLVYADGLDIARAEVFEPIGISCRICERKMCHQRSVPPLERRLSVDPDTRDVLPYAVN, encoded by the coding sequence ATGGCCGCCCCGAAACTCTACGCCGGAGCCAAGCTGCGCGAAGTGCGCACCCGCGTTGGCCTGACGCAAAAGGATTTTGCCGCCAAGCTTGGCGTCTCCCTGCCGTATCTGAATCAGATGGAGAACAACAACCGGCCCGTCAGCACCACGGTCGTGTTGTCTCTGGCGCAGGAATTCGGGCTTGATGTCACCGAACTCAACTCTGGCGACGGGGAACGGATCGTCTCAGACATGCGCGAGGCGCTGGCGGATCCAGTCTTTTCCAGCGACATGCCGCCGATGGCCGACCTGCGGCTCGCCGCCTCGAACGCGCCGGCCCTGGCACACGCCTTTCTCGAACTGCACCGCGCCTATCGGCAAACGCATGAACGGCTCGCGTCATTGGATGAAGCGCTCGGCCGTGAAGACGCCCGCGCACGTCCCAGCCCATGGGAAGAGGTGCGCGACTTCTTCCATTACTGCGACAATTACATCGACGCTGTGGACCGCGCCGCCGAACATTTTGCCAGTACACATGGTCATCACCACAGTGTCCGCGCGGCGGCGGTCGCGACACTCGCCGATGGCGGTGTCGACGTCAGTTTCGAGGATACCGACACCCTGCGCCGCTACGATGCGGAGAGCCAAAACCTCGTGCTGTCCTACCGCGCGAGCCAAGAAAGCCAGACCTTTCAACTGCTTCTACAAGTGGCGCTCTTGCGGCAGGACAAACTGCTGGAAGCGACGCTGGATTTCGCCCGCTTCCAGACAGACGAAGCACGCGCGATCGCCAAGATTGGCCTCGCCAACTATTTCGCGGGCGCAGCCCTTATGCCCTACGGCCAGTTCCTGCACGCAGCACAGGAGACGCGCCATGATCTCGAACAGCTTGCCACACGCTTCGGCGCCTCCATCGAACAGGTGTGCCACCGGCTGTCGACCTTGCAGCGCCCGGGGGCCAAGGGTGTGCCGTTTTTCTTTGTCAGGGTCGATCAGGCGGGCACGATCACAAAACGCCACTCCGCCACACGGCTGCAATTCGCCCGCTTCGGCGGCGCCTGCCCGCTCTGGAACGTGCACCGCGCCTTTGAACAACCGGGCCAATTCCTGCGGCAGCTGGCCGAAACGCCGGACGGCGTGCGCTATGTCAGCCTGGCTCGGGACGTGTCGAAATCCGGGGGCCGCTTTGGCGCACCGGTTCGACGCTACGCGATCGCGCTGGGGTGCGAGGTGACCCACGCAGGGCAGTTGGTCTATGCGGACGGGCTCGACATCGCGCGGGCCGAGGTGTTCGAACCTATCGGCATTTCCTGCCGGATCTGCGAACGCAAGATGTGCCACCAACGCTCCGTACCACCCCTGGAACGCAGGCTGTCGGTCGATCCCGACACGCGGGACGTGCTGCCCTATGCCGTGAACTAG
- a CDS encoding multidrug effflux MFS transporter, with the protein MQAPPKVRFLDRTTPPHIITLILLAGVSAMVMNMFLPSLPNMTSYFETEYRLMQLSVALYLAVSAIMQTIIGPISDKLGRRKVLIWGIGLFMLATLGCIYAPSAEVFLFFRMCQAVIAVAMVLSRAIIRDLYDQDHSASMIGYVTMGMAVVPMISPFFGGLLDEGLGWKSVFWFFFITGALLLWLVHKDVGETAQPSSKSLIGQFKEYPELLRSPRFWGYSLAAAFCSGSFFAYLGGAPFVGTDVFGMTPSVLGFFFGAPAIGYFVGNGLSGRFATRFGVNRLVLWGCIANAVGTFLSLGIFVAGMGTPLSFFGMMTFVGLGNGLVIPNATAGMLSVRPHLAGTASGLGGAIMIGGGAALSALAGFLLTPETGAYPLLYIMCITGVCALLAIGAVYRRERRLAMA; encoded by the coding sequence ATGCAAGCGCCGCCCAAGGTCCGCTTTCTGGACCGTACGACCCCACCACATATCATCACCCTGATCCTCCTGGCCGGAGTGTCGGCCATGGTGATGAACATGTTCTTGCCCAGCTTACCGAACATGACGTCCTATTTCGAGACGGAATACCGTCTCATGCAGCTTTCCGTTGCGCTGTATCTGGCCGTTTCAGCCATCATGCAGACAATCATCGGGCCCATCTCGGACAAACTGGGGCGGCGCAAGGTGCTGATATGGGGGATTGGCCTGTTCATGCTGGCCACTTTGGGCTGCATCTATGCGCCCAGCGCCGAGGTTTTTCTGTTTTTCCGCATGTGTCAGGCGGTAATCGCTGTCGCCATGGTCCTGAGTCGGGCGATCATCCGCGACCTTTATGATCAAGACCACTCCGCCTCCATGATCGGCTATGTGACCATGGGCATGGCCGTGGTGCCGATGATCTCGCCCTTCTTCGGCGGACTGCTGGACGAAGGGCTGGGATGGAAATCGGTCTTCTGGTTCTTCTTCATCACCGGCGCGTTGCTGTTGTGGCTGGTCCACAAGGACGTGGGCGAAACCGCGCAGCCGTCGTCAAAATCACTGATCGGCCAGTTCAAGGAATATCCCGAACTCCTCCGCTCCCCCCGCTTTTGGGGCTACTCGCTGGCGGCGGCATTCTGCTCCGGCTCTTTCTTTGCTTATCTCGGGGGCGCGCCTTTCGTTGGAACAGACGTGTTCGGCATGACGCCATCGGTTCTGGGCTTTTTCTTTGGCGCGCCAGCGATCGGTTACTTCGTGGGCAACGGGCTGAGCGGTCGGTTTGCCACCAGGTTCGGCGTCAACCGACTTGTTCTGTGGGGCTGTATCGCAAACGCCGTTGGCACATTCCTGTCGCTGGGGATATTCGTCGCAGGGATGGGCACGCCATTGTCATTCTTCGGCATGATGACCTTTGTGGGCCTCGGCAATGGGTTGGTGATCCCGAACGCAACGGCCGGCATGTTGTCGGTCCGCCCGCACCTGGCAGGCACGGCGTCTGGCTTGGGCGGTGCGATCATGATCGGCGGCGGCGCCGCCCTATCGGCGCTCGCGGGGTTCCTGCTGACCCCCGAAACCGGCGCATACCCCCTGCTCTACATCATGTGCATCACCGGTGTTTGCGCGCTTCTGGCCATCGGCGCGGTCTACCGTCGCGAACGGCGACTCGCCATGGCGTAG
- a CDS encoding acyl-CoA carboxylase subunit beta: protein MKDILTELESRRADARLGGGQKRINAQHGRGKLTARERIDLLLDEGSFEEFDMFVTHRCTDFGMENQKPAGDGVVTGWGTINGRQVYVFSQDFTVLGGSVSATHAAKICKIMDKAVENGAPVIGINDSGGARIQEGVDSLAGYGEVFQRNIMASGVVPQISVIMGPCAGGAVYSPAMTDFIFMVKDSSYMFVTGPDVVKTVTNEQVTAEELGGASTHTKKSSVADAAFNNDVEALAEVRRLVDFLPLNNREKPPVRPFFDEPDRIETSLDTLVPENANTPYDMKELIVKLADEGDFYELQEDFAKNIITGFIRLEGRTVGVVANQPMVLAGVLDIDSARKAARFVRFCDCFDIPILTLVDVPGFLPGTTQEYGGVIKHGAKLLYAYGEATVPKVTVITRKAYGGAYVVMASKHLAADFNYAWPTSEIAVMGAKGATEIIHRADLGDADKTAQHTKDYEDRFANPFVAAERGFIDEVIQPRSTRKRVSRAFASLRNKKTPMPWKKHDNIPL from the coding sequence ATGAAAGATATTCTGACCGAATTGGAATCCCGGCGCGCCGATGCGCGTCTGGGCGGCGGCCAAAAACGGATCAATGCACAGCACGGGCGTGGCAAGTTGACCGCACGGGAGCGTATTGACCTGCTTCTGGACGAAGGGTCCTTCGAAGAGTTCGATATGTTCGTCACCCACCGCTGTACCGACTTCGGGATGGAAAATCAGAAACCCGCAGGCGACGGTGTCGTGACCGGATGGGGCACGATAAACGGGCGGCAGGTCTACGTCTTTAGCCAGGATTTCACGGTTCTTGGTGGGTCGGTGTCGGCCACTCATGCGGCCAAGATCTGTAAGATCATGGACAAGGCAGTCGAAAATGGCGCGCCGGTCATCGGCATCAACGATTCGGGTGGTGCGCGTATTCAGGAAGGCGTGGACAGCTTGGCCGGTTATGGCGAAGTGTTTCAGCGCAACATCATGGCATCGGGCGTGGTGCCGCAGATCAGCGTGATCATGGGTCCCTGTGCCGGAGGTGCTGTCTATTCCCCCGCGATGACCGACTTCATCTTTATGGTCAAGGACAGCTCCTATATGTTCGTGACGGGGCCGGATGTTGTGAAGACGGTGACCAACGAGCAGGTGACCGCCGAAGAACTGGGTGGCGCATCCACCCACACCAAGAAATCATCGGTGGCCGACGCGGCCTTCAACAACGATGTCGAAGCGCTTGCCGAAGTGCGCCGCCTCGTGGACTTCCTGCCGCTCAACAACCGCGAAAAGCCGCCCGTCCGCCCCTTCTTTGACGAGCCGGACCGGATCGAGACAAGCCTCGATACGCTGGTCCCGGAAAACGCGAACACCCCCTACGACATGAAAGAGCTGATCGTGAAGCTTGCCGACGAGGGTGACTTTTACGAGCTGCAGGAAGATTTTGCCAAGAATATCATCACGGGCTTCATCCGGCTTGAGGGGCGCACTGTAGGTGTGGTGGCCAACCAGCCGATGGTGCTGGCCGGTGTTTTGGACATCGACAGCGCACGCAAGGCAGCACGGTTCGTGCGCTTCTGCGATTGTTTCGACATACCGATCCTGACGCTTGTCGATGTGCCCGGCTTCCTGCCCGGCACGACGCAAGAGTATGGCGGCGTGATCAAGCACGGCGCCAAGCTGCTGTACGCATACGGTGAGGCGACGGTGCCCAAGGTCACCGTGATCACGCGCAAGGCATATGGAGGGGCCTATGTGGTGATGGCGTCGAAACACCTGGCCGCCGATTTCAACTATGCCTGGCCCACCTCCGAGATTGCAGTGATGGGCGCCAAGGGCGCGACCGAGATCATACACCGCGCCGATCTGGGGGATGCGGACAAAACGGCGCAGCACACGAAGGACTACGAGGACCGCTTTGCCAACCCGTTCGTGGCCGCCGAACGCGGGTTCATCGACGAGGTGATCCAGCCCCGCTCGACACGCAAACGTGTCAGCCGTGCCTTTGCGTCACTGCGCAACAAGAAGACTCCTATGCCGTGGAAAAAGCACGATAACATCCCGCTATAG
- a CDS encoding cupin domain-containing protein, which translates to MSLWKSQAFTVSHADGGAFESEGLRPFFEYRQLGIGEATNSAYGAHVIRAVPGMESPGTWHSHDLDFQLVYVTRGWVVFEYEGQGEHVLRVGSCVLQPPQIVHREFRHSDDLELIEITAPATFTTQEEDAR; encoded by the coding sequence ATGAGCCTTTGGAAGAGCCAAGCGTTCACCGTCTCTCATGCGGACGGCGGTGCATTCGAAAGCGAAGGCTTGCGCCCTTTCTTTGAATACCGCCAGCTTGGCATTGGCGAGGCCACCAACAGCGCCTATGGCGCGCATGTCATTCGGGCCGTGCCAGGGATGGAAAGCCCTGGTACCTGGCATTCGCATGACCTGGATTTCCAGTTGGTCTATGTCACGCGCGGTTGGGTTGTCTTTGAATACGAGGGGCAGGGCGAACACGTGTTGCGTGTGGGGTCATGTGTTCTGCAACCCCCTCAGATTGTGCATCGGGAATTTCGGCACTCCGACGACCTGGAATTGATCGAAATCACGGCACCTGCCACCTTTACAACGCAAGAAGAAGATGCACGATGA
- a CDS encoding DUF6497 family protein, which yields MPSGQPVTLSEILVDEVGAEQWLRFRFLAPGIARDTGEVSYADAEGDFQALCDDFVLPYIADFALDADVVVISLMDRPVAFGTSDPDATQFFEAFRPGPDGCVWEAL from the coding sequence GTGCCATCCGGCCAACCGGTCACCTTGTCCGAAATTCTGGTGGATGAAGTGGGTGCTGAGCAGTGGCTGCGGTTTCGGTTTCTGGCACCTGGTATCGCACGTGATACCGGCGAAGTAAGTTACGCTGATGCCGAGGGCGACTTTCAAGCGCTGTGCGATGACTTTGTGCTGCCATACATCGCTGACTTCGCGCTCGACGCAGATGTCGTTGTCATCTCACTCATGGATCGGCCTGTGGCGTTTGGCACTTCTGACCCGGATGCGACACAGTTTTTCGAAGCGTTTCGCCCGGGCCCGGACGGGTGTGTGTGGGAGGCGTTGTGA
- a CDS encoding acetyl-CoA carboxylase biotin carboxylase subunit, producing the protein MFNKILIANRGEIACRVIKTARKMGIPTVAIYSDADAKALHVQMADEAIHIGPPPANQSYIVIDKVMDAIKQSGAKAVHPGYGFLSENAKFAEALDAAGVAFVGPPKGAIESMGDKITSKKIAQEANVSTVPGYMGLIEDADEAVKISNEIGYPVMLKASAGGGGKGMRIAWNDEEAREGFQSSKNEAASSFGDDRIFIEKFVTQPRHIEIQVLCDTHGNGIYLGERECSIQRRNQKVVEEAPSPFLDEATRKAMGEQAVSLAKAVGYASAGTVEFIVDGDKNFYFLEMNTRLQVEHPVTELITGVDLVEQMIRVAAGEELSITQDDVKLNGWAIENRLYAEDPYRGFLPSIGRLTRYRPPAETASYTPGVTPDSIVVRNDTGVYEGGEISMYYDPMIAKLCTWGPDRATAIEAMRVALDSFEVEGIGHNLPFLSAVMDHPKFISGDMTTAFIAEEYPEGFEGVDLGEDDLRRVAAACAAMHRVAEIRRARVSGRMDNHERKVGKDWNVTLHGQSYDVVVNADQEGATVSFNGTAVRVAGDWTPGDQLAEMTVDGAPLVLKVGKVSGGFRIRTRGADLKVHVRSPRQAELARLMPEKLPPDTSKMLLCPMPGLIVKVDVAEGDEVQEGQALCTIEAMKMENILRAEKKGIVSKINAGAGDSLAVDDVIMEFE; encoded by the coding sequence ATGTTCAACAAGATACTGATCGCCAATCGGGGGGAGATCGCCTGCCGTGTCATCAAGACCGCGCGCAAGATGGGTATCCCTACCGTCGCCATATATTCCGACGCCGATGCCAAGGCGCTGCATGTGCAGATGGCGGACGAGGCGATCCACATCGGGCCGCCGCCCGCCAATCAGTCCTACATCGTCATCGACAAGGTGATGGATGCGATCAAGCAATCTGGCGCCAAGGCTGTTCATCCTGGCTATGGCTTTCTGTCCGAGAACGCCAAGTTCGCGGAGGCGCTGGACGCTGCGGGCGTCGCTTTCGTCGGCCCGCCGAAGGGCGCTATCGAAAGCATGGGCGACAAGATCACCTCGAAGAAGATTGCCCAAGAGGCCAATGTCAGCACCGTACCCGGCTATATGGGGTTGATCGAGGATGCAGATGAGGCCGTGAAGATCTCGAACGAGATCGGCTATCCGGTGATGCTCAAGGCCTCTGCCGGCGGCGGTGGCAAGGGGATGCGGATTGCTTGGAATGACGAGGAGGCGCGCGAGGGTTTCCAATCGTCAAAGAACGAGGCAGCGAGCAGCTTTGGTGACGACCGTATCTTTATCGAGAAGTTCGTCACGCAGCCGCGTCACATCGAAATCCAGGTTCTGTGTGACACCCACGGCAACGGCATATATCTGGGTGAGCGCGAATGCTCCATCCAGCGCCGCAACCAGAAAGTCGTGGAAGAGGCTCCCAGTCCGTTCCTGGACGAGGCGACTCGGAAAGCCATGGGTGAGCAAGCCGTCTCCCTTGCCAAAGCCGTCGGGTATGCCAGCGCCGGTACGGTCGAATTCATCGTGGACGGGGACAAGAATTTCTATTTCCTGGAAATGAACACCCGCTTGCAGGTGGAACACCCGGTCACCGAACTGATCACGGGTGTGGACCTTGTCGAACAGATGATCCGCGTGGCGGCAGGTGAAGAACTGTCTATCACCCAGGACGATGTGAAGCTGAATGGCTGGGCCATTGAAAACCGGCTTTATGCCGAGGATCCGTATCGCGGCTTTTTGCCGTCGATCGGGCGATTGACCCGCTATCGCCCCCCCGCAGAGACCGCCAGCTACACACCCGGCGTCACGCCCGACAGCATTGTCGTGCGCAACGATACCGGCGTCTATGAAGGCGGCGAGATCAGCATGTACTACGACCCGATGATTGCCAAGCTCTGCACATGGGGGCCTGACCGCGCTACGGCCATCGAGGCGATGCGCGTGGCCCTCGACAGTTTTGAGGTCGAGGGGATTGGCCACAACTTGCCGTTCCTGAGTGCCGTGATGGACCATCCAAAGTTTATCTCGGGCGATATGACCACAGCCTTTATTGCCGAGGAGTATCCCGAAGGGTTTGAAGGCGTGGATCTGGGCGAGGATGATCTGCGCCGCGTGGCCGCCGCTTGCGCCGCCATGCACCGCGTGGCTGAAATTCGCCGCGCCCGCGTGTCGGGCCGGATGGACAACCACGAACGCAAGGTCGGCAAGGATTGGAATGTGACCTTGCACGGGCAATCCTATGATGTGGTCGTTAACGCTGATCAGGAGGGTGCGACGGTGTCCTTTAACGGCACGGCCGTGCGCGTCGCAGGCGATTGGACGCCGGGGGATCAACTGGCCGAGATGACTGTCGATGGCGCACCGCTTGTGTTGAAGGTGGGCAAGGTCTCTGGTGGGTTTCGCATTCGAACCCGTGGCGCTGACCTGAAGGTGCATGTGCGCTCCCCGCGGCAGGCCGAACTGGCCCGCCTGATGCCCGAGAAGCTTCCGCCAGACACCTCCAAGATGCTCCTGTGCCCGATGCCCGGCCTGATCGTGAAGGTCGACGTGGCCGAAGGCGACGAGGTGCAGGAAGGGCAAGCACTATGCACCATTGAGGCGATGAAGATGGAAAATATCCTGCGCGCCGAGAAGAAGGGCATCGTGTCCAAGATCAATGCGGGCGCGGGCGACAGCCTGGCCGTTGACGACGTGATCATGGAATTCGAGTGA